From one Helicoverpa zea isolate HzStark_Cry1AcR chromosome 10, ilHelZeax1.1, whole genome shotgun sequence genomic stretch:
- the LOC124633821 gene encoding uncharacterized protein LOC124633821 isoform X4 has protein sequence MSCGAECLSLGPPPDSILHMPPPPLPAFLASAANLTPPCRASKCPTSRNNEENSLFPGVEYHELPRHEPATNDDTWFLVLITCCIAVLCIAALLALFLLKCREARGGCKSGTGKASGSNALYGGAAIDSRVLWAALTPRGTRHFVADTYPHDETEDHHYECVEPPLYKLGPPEDLAIPRHFNVEYEDPAPLIESYSDRTEEYFRNGMDTLRRGRPLVSSPTRIERPNLPPLNLQPRTLRRAPHSRRVSDANNPEKSAI, from the exons ATGTCTTGCGGGGCAGAATGCCTGTCCCTGGGCCCTCCTCCGGACTCCATCTTACACATGCCTCCGCCCCCCCTGCCCGCCTTCCTGGCCAGTGCAGCAAACCTGACGCCTCCCTGCCGAGCCTCCAAGTGCCCCACTAGCAGGAACAACGAGGAGAACTCGCTGTTCCCAGGAGTGGAATACCATGAGCTACCCAGACATG AGCCAGCCACTAATGATGACACATGGTTCCTGGTGCTGATCACCTGCTGCATAGCTGTTCTCTGCATAGCGGCACTACTGGCGCTGTTTCTCCTCAAATGTAGAGA GGCGCGAGGAGGTTGTAAAAGTGGTACTGGTAAAGCTTCGGGCTCCAATGCTCTATACGGAGGTGCTGCGATAGACTCCCGAGTGCTCTGGGCGGCACTCACTCCTCGCGGCACGCGGCATTTCGTCGCCGACACGTACCCACATGACGAGACTGAAGACCACCACTACGAGTGTGTGGAACCCCCACTGTACAAGCTCGGCCCTCCCGAAGACCTCGCCATCCCACGACACTTCAACGTAGAATACGAAGATCCAGCACCTTTGATCGAAAGCTACAGCGACAGGACAGAAGAATACTTCCGCAATGGCATGGACACTCTCCGCCGTGGGAGGCCCCTCGTGTCCTCCCCCACGAGGATCGAACGCCCCAACCTGCCCCCTCTGAACCTCCAGCCGCGCACTCTCAGGAGGGCCCCCCACTCCCGCCGAGTCAGTGATGCAAATAATCCGGAGAAATCGGCCATCTGA
- the LOC124633821 gene encoding uncharacterized protein LOC124633821 isoform X1: MSCGAECLSLGPPPDSILHMPPPPLPAFLASAANLTPPCRASKCPTSRNNEENSLFPGVEYHELPRHGEIQPATNDDTWFLVLITCCIAVLCIAALLALFLLKCRDWKKSHGFFLDRARGGCKSGTGKASGSNALYGGAAIDSRVLWAALTPRGTRHFVADTYPHDETEDHHYECVEPPLYKLGPPEDLAIPRHFNVEYEDPAPLIESYSDRTEEYFRNGMDTLRRGRPLVSSPTRIERPNLPPLNLQPRTLRRAPHSRRVSDANNPEKSAI; this comes from the exons ATGTCTTGCGGGGCAGAATGCCTGTCCCTGGGCCCTCCTCCGGACTCCATCTTACACATGCCTCCGCCCCCCCTGCCCGCCTTCCTGGCCAGTGCAGCAAACCTGACGCCTCCCTGCCGAGCCTCCAAGTGCCCCACTAGCAGGAACAACGAGGAGAACTCGCTGTTCCCAGGAGTGGAATACCATGAGCTACCCAGACATGGTGAGATAC AGCCAGCCACTAATGATGACACATGGTTCCTGGTGCTGATCACCTGCTGCATAGCTGTTCTCTGCATAGCGGCACTACTGGCGCTGTTTCTCCTCAAATGTAGAGA TTGGAAAAAATCTCATGGGTTTTTTCTCGACAGGGCGCGAGGAGGTTGTAAAAGTGGTACTGGTAAAGCTTCGGGCTCCAATGCTCTATACGGAGGTGCTGCGATAGACTCCCGAGTGCTCTGGGCGGCACTCACTCCTCGCGGCACGCGGCATTTCGTCGCCGACACGTACCCACATGACGAGACTGAAGACCACCACTACGAGTGTGTGGAACCCCCACTGTACAAGCTCGGCCCTCCCGAAGACCTCGCCATCCCACGACACTTCAACGTAGAATACGAAGATCCAGCACCTTTGATCGAAAGCTACAGCGACAGGACAGAAGAATACTTCCGCAATGGCATGGACACTCTCCGCCGTGGGAGGCCCCTCGTGTCCTCCCCCACGAGGATCGAACGCCCCAACCTGCCCCCTCTGAACCTCCAGCCGCGCACTCTCAGGAGGGCCCCCCACTCCCGCCGAGTCAGTGATGCAAATAATCCGGAGAAATCGGCCATCTGA
- the LOC124633821 gene encoding uncharacterized protein LOC124633821 isoform X3 encodes MSCGAECLSLGPPPDSILHMPPPPLPAFLASAANLTPPCRASKCPTSRNNEENSLFPGVEYHELPRHGEIQPATNDDTWFLVLITCCIAVLCIAALLALFLLKCREARGGCKSGTGKASGSNALYGGAAIDSRVLWAALTPRGTRHFVADTYPHDETEDHHYECVEPPLYKLGPPEDLAIPRHFNVEYEDPAPLIESYSDRTEEYFRNGMDTLRRGRPLVSSPTRIERPNLPPLNLQPRTLRRAPHSRRVSDANNPEKSAI; translated from the exons ATGTCTTGCGGGGCAGAATGCCTGTCCCTGGGCCCTCCTCCGGACTCCATCTTACACATGCCTCCGCCCCCCCTGCCCGCCTTCCTGGCCAGTGCAGCAAACCTGACGCCTCCCTGCCGAGCCTCCAAGTGCCCCACTAGCAGGAACAACGAGGAGAACTCGCTGTTCCCAGGAGTGGAATACCATGAGCTACCCAGACATGGTGAGATAC AGCCAGCCACTAATGATGACACATGGTTCCTGGTGCTGATCACCTGCTGCATAGCTGTTCTCTGCATAGCGGCACTACTGGCGCTGTTTCTCCTCAAATGTAGAGA GGCGCGAGGAGGTTGTAAAAGTGGTACTGGTAAAGCTTCGGGCTCCAATGCTCTATACGGAGGTGCTGCGATAGACTCCCGAGTGCTCTGGGCGGCACTCACTCCTCGCGGCACGCGGCATTTCGTCGCCGACACGTACCCACATGACGAGACTGAAGACCACCACTACGAGTGTGTGGAACCCCCACTGTACAAGCTCGGCCCTCCCGAAGACCTCGCCATCCCACGACACTTCAACGTAGAATACGAAGATCCAGCACCTTTGATCGAAAGCTACAGCGACAGGACAGAAGAATACTTCCGCAATGGCATGGACACTCTCCGCCGTGGGAGGCCCCTCGTGTCCTCCCCCACGAGGATCGAACGCCCCAACCTGCCCCCTCTGAACCTCCAGCCGCGCACTCTCAGGAGGGCCCCCCACTCCCGCCGAGTCAGTGATGCAAATAATCCGGAGAAATCGGCCATCTGA
- the LOC124633821 gene encoding uncharacterized protein LOC124633821 isoform X2: MSCGAECLSLGPPPDSILHMPPPPLPAFLASAANLTPPCRASKCPTSRNNEENSLFPGVEYHELPRHEPATNDDTWFLVLITCCIAVLCIAALLALFLLKCRDWKKSHGFFLDRARGGCKSGTGKASGSNALYGGAAIDSRVLWAALTPRGTRHFVADTYPHDETEDHHYECVEPPLYKLGPPEDLAIPRHFNVEYEDPAPLIESYSDRTEEYFRNGMDTLRRGRPLVSSPTRIERPNLPPLNLQPRTLRRAPHSRRVSDANNPEKSAI, translated from the exons ATGTCTTGCGGGGCAGAATGCCTGTCCCTGGGCCCTCCTCCGGACTCCATCTTACACATGCCTCCGCCCCCCCTGCCCGCCTTCCTGGCCAGTGCAGCAAACCTGACGCCTCCCTGCCGAGCCTCCAAGTGCCCCACTAGCAGGAACAACGAGGAGAACTCGCTGTTCCCAGGAGTGGAATACCATGAGCTACCCAGACATG AGCCAGCCACTAATGATGACACATGGTTCCTGGTGCTGATCACCTGCTGCATAGCTGTTCTCTGCATAGCGGCACTACTGGCGCTGTTTCTCCTCAAATGTAGAGA TTGGAAAAAATCTCATGGGTTTTTTCTCGACAGGGCGCGAGGAGGTTGTAAAAGTGGTACTGGTAAAGCTTCGGGCTCCAATGCTCTATACGGAGGTGCTGCGATAGACTCCCGAGTGCTCTGGGCGGCACTCACTCCTCGCGGCACGCGGCATTTCGTCGCCGACACGTACCCACATGACGAGACTGAAGACCACCACTACGAGTGTGTGGAACCCCCACTGTACAAGCTCGGCCCTCCCGAAGACCTCGCCATCCCACGACACTTCAACGTAGAATACGAAGATCCAGCACCTTTGATCGAAAGCTACAGCGACAGGACAGAAGAATACTTCCGCAATGGCATGGACACTCTCCGCCGTGGGAGGCCCCTCGTGTCCTCCCCCACGAGGATCGAACGCCCCAACCTGCCCCCTCTGAACCTCCAGCCGCGCACTCTCAGGAGGGCCCCCCACTCCCGCCGAGTCAGTGATGCAAATAATCCGGAGAAATCGGCCATCTGA